In Cedecea neteri, a single genomic region encodes these proteins:
- a CDS encoding HlyD family type I secretion periplasmic adaptor subunit → MNDITRYNSRLKEPALPRASLVAWALGLMLLAFVLWANFSTLDEVTTGAGKVVPSSREQVIQSLEGGILYKLDVHEGDIVEKGQILAQLDRTKTESGVQESESRLHAAMATAARLKAEVGATPLVFPDMLPGDGELVRQETALYNSRRSSLEKGVAGLREAISLVQRELAMTQPLVKQGAASSVEVLRLQRQKNELENKITEMQNQYYVRAREELAKTNEEIETQRSVMRGREDSLTRLKFTAPVRAIVKGIEVTTVGGVIPPNGKLMTLVPLDDQMLIEAKISPRDVAFIHPGQKALVKITAYDYSIYGGLKGVVTTISPDTLQDEVKRDVYYYRVYIRTDVSQLENEAGKTFPIFPGMIATVDIKTGSKSVLDYLLKPLNKTKEALRER, encoded by the coding sequence ATGAACGATATCACGCGCTATAACAGCCGATTGAAAGAGCCGGCACTGCCGCGCGCAAGCCTTGTGGCGTGGGCACTTGGACTGATGCTGCTCGCTTTTGTACTGTGGGCTAACTTTTCTACCCTGGATGAAGTGACGACTGGCGCTGGCAAAGTTGTGCCGTCCTCTCGTGAGCAGGTCATTCAGTCTCTGGAAGGTGGGATCCTCTATAAGCTGGACGTGCATGAAGGGGACATCGTGGAAAAAGGGCAAATCCTTGCCCAGTTGGATCGCACGAAAACCGAGTCTGGCGTGCAGGAAAGTGAATCTAGACTGCATGCCGCTATGGCCACCGCAGCCCGCCTGAAGGCGGAAGTGGGGGCCACGCCGCTGGTTTTCCCCGACATGTTACCCGGCGATGGCGAACTTGTTCGGCAGGAGACGGCGCTTTATAACTCGCGCCGCAGTAGCCTGGAGAAAGGGGTTGCCGGGCTACGGGAAGCCATCTCGCTGGTGCAGCGCGAACTGGCGATGACGCAGCCGTTGGTTAAACAGGGGGCGGCCAGCAGCGTGGAAGTTTTACGGCTACAGAGACAAAAAAACGAGCTGGAAAACAAAATCACCGAAATGCAGAACCAGTATTACGTGCGCGCGCGTGAAGAGTTGGCGAAAACTAACGAGGAAATAGAAACCCAGCGTTCGGTAATGCGCGGGCGGGAAGACTCGTTAACCCGGCTCAAATTTACCGCGCCGGTCAGGGCAATAGTGAAGGGCATTGAGGTCACCACCGTTGGCGGCGTTATCCCGCCCAATGGAAAATTAATGACGCTGGTACCGCTCGACGATCAAATGCTGATTGAGGCAAAGATTTCACCTCGCGACGTGGCGTTTATTCATCCCGGCCAAAAGGCGTTGGTGAAAATCACCGCTTACGACTACTCCATCTATGGTGGGCTCAAGGGCGTGGTGACCACAATTTCACCGGATACCCTTCAGGATGAGGTCAAGCGTGATGTTTATTATTACCGGGTCTATATCCGCACCGATGTCAGCCAGCTTGAAAACGAGGCAGGCAAAACGTTCCCTATTTTCCCTGGGATGATCGCCACGGTGGATATCAAAACCGGTAGCAAATCGGTGCTCGATTACCTGCTGAAACCACTGAATAAAACGAAGGAAGCGCTCAGAGAACGATAA